One genomic segment of Mytilus trossulus isolate FHL-02 chromosome 4, PNRI_Mtr1.1.1.hap1, whole genome shotgun sequence includes these proteins:
- the LOC134714672 gene encoding alpha- and gamma-adaptin-binding protein p34-like → MTNPCALFTSCCDSFPSEEFIKKIKKQNELEGGVNDLENIWHYNWHIDTKYYTADIELCHTSERTIGNTEFAELVQAVIIYFNPNQESSFDKAKSWLPYLNELSPPIQILVCETCCNENVVKRNTVQEWCIKNEFELVELSPLKSDDDEEYEDDFEETTGIRRIIQALHAHTWSNLEMKDNPSIHSPYMRKLMEEEKTNNEKPESESEGACGDCKRLNDSDDPELNNQTSGKTNDKTDIPKKSTSDRIDDLIVQDNDMALFDAVGNDDPGGSFETLFAKFNFMKEKADTLPPDQRKAYAEKVAVSFWKALGGEGDDGIDSSGDET, encoded by the exons ATGACAAATCCATGTGCATTATTTACATCATGTTGTGATAGTTTTCCTTCAGAAGAATTTATAAAGA aaataaaaaaacaaaatgagttAGAAGGTGGAGtaaatgatttggaaaatatATGGCATTACAATTGGCacattgatacaaaatattacACAGCAGACATCGAGCTCTGTCACACCTCAGAACGAACCATTGGTAACACTGAATTTGCAGAGTTAGTCCAAGCTGTTATTATCTATTTCAATCCAAATCAG gaATCTAGTTTTGACAAGGCCAAGTCATGGTTGCCATATTTGAATGAATTGTCACCTCCTATACAAATATTGGTTTGTGAAACATGTTGCAATGAGAATG tTGTCAAGAGAAACACTGTTCAGGAATGGTGCATTAAGAATGAATTTGAACTTGTTGAATTGTCTCCCCTGAAATCGGATGATGATGAGGAATATGAAG atGACTTTGAGGAAACTACAGGAATCAGAAGAATTATCCAAGCTCTACATGCTCATACATGGTCTAATCTGGAAATGAAGG ACAACCCATCTATACATAGTCCATATATGAGAAAACTTatggaagaagaaaaaacaaacaatgagAAGCCAGAATCAGAATCAGAAGGTGCATGTGGTGATTGTAAACGTTTAAATGACTCGGATGACCCAGAATTGAACAATCAGACATCTGGAAAGACGAATGATAAAACAGACATCCCAAAAAAATCAACGAGTGACAGAATAG atgACTTGATTGTACAAGACAATGACATGGCATTGTTTGATGCTGTTGGGAATGACGACCCAGGAGGGTCTTTTGAGACACTATTTgccaaattcaattttatgaaag AGAAAGCAGATACTTTACCTCCTGACCAAAGAAAAGCATATGCAGAGAAG GTAGCTGTATCATTTTGGAAAGCTTTAGGTGGAGAAGGAGATGATGGGATAGATTCAAGTGGTGATGAGACATAA
- the LOC134714669 gene encoding TIMELESS-interacting protein-like isoform X2, whose product MESVNLDMEDIFEEEAADDDFPSVGPLPDLPDGEEGAAEGEDEDNTDVMSKLKDLSKGAARKVVRKPMPKLDGQRLTGERGIPILPKVFEKVKFKGQGNEAQDLRIIMRYLEHWAHRLFPMMPFDEVLERIEKLGTKKEVQTCIKKMRLDMPLLNEDYIQDASDDEAGGSDKDKSPKKNGVDPVDETEWDDIIREHEEEQRLSQAPASSPPQPMSQLKSQLSKPLMDLKNTSQPYTATPISSPSATIGGLTPEQKERIERNKQLALQKKLGKPGFKALAVPGSPFRTPLSSPITHSPMMPPPVPSPGKFSSSLVKPLSSPVKILPSPCKSSPVKISSSPCKSSPVKPLSSPCKSSHGLTSPVSSNTVTFSSLVQNGNTEDSEFGVNKLSYDSTLDLQANKTGTQNGEMVNGSSNSVGDSEMSEVIPVTGKTLMNVNYSVDNELSAVLPVIGKTLVNGNSSQTADNELSEVIPNQDLKRNNDITDDNNLVKKQKVDVELTEDEILSSMEDL is encoded by the exons ATGGAATCTGTTAATCTTGACATGGAAGATATATTTGAAGAAGAGGCTGCAGATGATGATTTCCCCTCTGTTGGGCCTCTCCCAGATTTACCAGATGGAGAGGAAGGGGCTGCTGAAGGAGAAGATGAAG ATAATACAGATGTTATGTCCAAGTTAAAAGATTTATCCAAAGGAGCAGCAAGGAAAGTGGTGAGGAAACCCATGCCAAAGTTAGATGGACAAAG ATTGACAGGTGAAAGGGGAATACCCATTCTTCCCAAAGTATTTGAAAAGGTGAAGTTTAAAGGTCAAGGGAATGAA gCTCAAGATTTAAGAATCATAATGAGATATTTAGAGCACTGGGCTCATAGGCTATTTCCCATGATGCCTTTTGACGAAGTCTTGGAAAGAATAGAAAAACTTGGTACAAAGAAAGAAGTTCAG ACCTGTATAAAGAAGATGAGGTTAGATATGCCATTATTGAATGAAGATTACATACAGGATGCTTCTGATGATGAAGCTGGAGGCAGTGATAAAGATAAAAGTCCTAAAAAG AATGGTGTAGATCCTGTGGATGAGACAGAGTGGGACGACATCATCAGGGAACATGAGGAGGAACAAAGGCTGTCACAGGCACCAGCATCATCACCCCCTCAACCCATGTCTCAACTTAAATCACAATTGTCTAAGCCTTTAATGGATCTAAAGAACACATCACAACCTTATACAGCAACTCCTATATCAAGTCCAAGTGCAACCATAGGG GGTTTGACACCAGAACAGAAAGAACGAATTGAGAGAAACAAACAGCTTGCATTACAGAAAAAGCTGGGAAAACCAGGATTTAAAGCACTTG CAGTGCCTGGTTCACCATTCAGAACACCTCTCTCGTCACCGATAACACATTCACCAATGATGCCTCCACCAGTTCCATCACCAGGAAAGTTTTCGTCTTCACTGGTAAAGCCTTTGTCCTCACCAGTAAAGATTTTGCCTTCCCCATGTAAATCATCACCGGTAAAGATTTCATCTTCACCGTGTAAATCTTCACCAGTAAAGCCTTTATCATCACCATGTAAATCATCTCATGGATTGACATCGCCTGTATCATCAAACACTGTAACATTCTCATCACTTGTACAGAATGGTAATACAGAGGATTCTGAGTTTGGTGTAAATAAACTATCTTATGATTCCACACTAGATTTACAGGCAAATAAAACCGGTACACAGAATGGAGAAATGGTCAATGGAAGTTCTAATTCTGTTGGTGACAGTGAAATGAGTGAAGTTATACCTGTTACAGGTAAAACTCTGATGAATGTAAATTATTCAGTAGACAATGAATTAAGTGCAGTTTTACCTGTTATAGGTAAAACTCTGGTCAATGGGAATAGTTCCCAGACAGCAGACAATGAATTGAGTGAAGTTATACCTAATCAAGATCTTAAACGGAACAATGATATTACAGACGATAACAATCTAGTTAAAAAACAGAAAGTTGATGTAGAACTTACAGAAGATGAAATATTATCTAGTATGGAAGACCTATGa
- the LOC134714669 gene encoding TIMELESS-interacting protein-like isoform X1: MESKSTLLRCLLKNKDMESVNLDMEDIFEEEAADDDFPSVGPLPDLPDGEEGAAEGEDEDNTDVMSKLKDLSKGAARKVVRKPMPKLDGQRLTGERGIPILPKVFEKVKFKGQGNEAQDLRIIMRYLEHWAHRLFPMMPFDEVLERIEKLGTKKEVQTCIKKMRLDMPLLNEDYIQDASDDEAGGSDKDKSPKKNGVDPVDETEWDDIIREHEEEQRLSQAPASSPPQPMSQLKSQLSKPLMDLKNTSQPYTATPISSPSATIGGLTPEQKERIERNKQLALQKKLGKPGFKALAVPGSPFRTPLSSPITHSPMMPPPVPSPGKFSSSLVKPLSSPVKILPSPCKSSPVKISSSPCKSSPVKPLSSPCKSSHGLTSPVSSNTVTFSSLVQNGNTEDSEFGVNKLSYDSTLDLQANKTGTQNGEMVNGSSNSVGDSEMSEVIPVTGKTLMNVNYSVDNELSAVLPVIGKTLVNGNSSQTADNELSEVIPNQDLKRNNDITDDNNLVKKQKVDVELTEDEILSSMEDL, translated from the exons ATGGAGTCAAAATCTACATTACTAAGATG tTTGTTGAAGAATAAAGACATGGAATCTGTTAATCTTGACATGGAAGATATATTTGAAGAAGAGGCTGCAGATGATGATTTCCCCTCTGTTGGGCCTCTCCCAGATTTACCAGATGGAGAGGAAGGGGCTGCTGAAGGAGAAGATGAAG ATAATACAGATGTTATGTCCAAGTTAAAAGATTTATCCAAAGGAGCAGCAAGGAAAGTGGTGAGGAAACCCATGCCAAAGTTAGATGGACAAAG ATTGACAGGTGAAAGGGGAATACCCATTCTTCCCAAAGTATTTGAAAAGGTGAAGTTTAAAGGTCAAGGGAATGAA gCTCAAGATTTAAGAATCATAATGAGATATTTAGAGCACTGGGCTCATAGGCTATTTCCCATGATGCCTTTTGACGAAGTCTTGGAAAGAATAGAAAAACTTGGTACAAAGAAAGAAGTTCAG ACCTGTATAAAGAAGATGAGGTTAGATATGCCATTATTGAATGAAGATTACATACAGGATGCTTCTGATGATGAAGCTGGAGGCAGTGATAAAGATAAAAGTCCTAAAAAG AATGGTGTAGATCCTGTGGATGAGACAGAGTGGGACGACATCATCAGGGAACATGAGGAGGAACAAAGGCTGTCACAGGCACCAGCATCATCACCCCCTCAACCCATGTCTCAACTTAAATCACAATTGTCTAAGCCTTTAATGGATCTAAAGAACACATCACAACCTTATACAGCAACTCCTATATCAAGTCCAAGTGCAACCATAGGG GGTTTGACACCAGAACAGAAAGAACGAATTGAGAGAAACAAACAGCTTGCATTACAGAAAAAGCTGGGAAAACCAGGATTTAAAGCACTTG CAGTGCCTGGTTCACCATTCAGAACACCTCTCTCGTCACCGATAACACATTCACCAATGATGCCTCCACCAGTTCCATCACCAGGAAAGTTTTCGTCTTCACTGGTAAAGCCTTTGTCCTCACCAGTAAAGATTTTGCCTTCCCCATGTAAATCATCACCGGTAAAGATTTCATCTTCACCGTGTAAATCTTCACCAGTAAAGCCTTTATCATCACCATGTAAATCATCTCATGGATTGACATCGCCTGTATCATCAAACACTGTAACATTCTCATCACTTGTACAGAATGGTAATACAGAGGATTCTGAGTTTGGTGTAAATAAACTATCTTATGATTCCACACTAGATTTACAGGCAAATAAAACCGGTACACAGAATGGAGAAATGGTCAATGGAAGTTCTAATTCTGTTGGTGACAGTGAAATGAGTGAAGTTATACCTGTTACAGGTAAAACTCTGATGAATGTAAATTATTCAGTAGACAATGAATTAAGTGCAGTTTTACCTGTTATAGGTAAAACTCTGGTCAATGGGAATAGTTCCCAGACAGCAGACAATGAATTGAGTGAAGTTATACCTAATCAAGATCTTAAACGGAACAATGATATTACAGACGATAACAATCTAGTTAAAAAACAGAAAGTTGATGTAGAACTTACAGAAGATGAAATATTATCTAGTATGGAAGACCTATGa
- the LOC134714669 gene encoding TIMELESS-interacting protein-like isoform X3, translated as MPKLDGQRLTGERGIPILPKVFEKVKFKGQGNEAQDLRIIMRYLEHWAHRLFPMMPFDEVLERIEKLGTKKEVQTCIKKMRLDMPLLNEDYIQDASDDEAGGSDKDKSPKKNGVDPVDETEWDDIIREHEEEQRLSQAPASSPPQPMSQLKSQLSKPLMDLKNTSQPYTATPISSPSATIGGLTPEQKERIERNKQLALQKKLGKPGFKALAVPGSPFRTPLSSPITHSPMMPPPVPSPGKFSSSLVKPLSSPVKILPSPCKSSPVKISSSPCKSSPVKPLSSPCKSSHGLTSPVSSNTVTFSSLVQNGNTEDSEFGVNKLSYDSTLDLQANKTGTQNGEMVNGSSNSVGDSEMSEVIPVTGKTLMNVNYSVDNELSAVLPVIGKTLVNGNSSQTADNELSEVIPNQDLKRNNDITDDNNLVKKQKVDVELTEDEILSSMEDL; from the exons ATGCCAAAGTTAGATGGACAAAG ATTGACAGGTGAAAGGGGAATACCCATTCTTCCCAAAGTATTTGAAAAGGTGAAGTTTAAAGGTCAAGGGAATGAA gCTCAAGATTTAAGAATCATAATGAGATATTTAGAGCACTGGGCTCATAGGCTATTTCCCATGATGCCTTTTGACGAAGTCTTGGAAAGAATAGAAAAACTTGGTACAAAGAAAGAAGTTCAG ACCTGTATAAAGAAGATGAGGTTAGATATGCCATTATTGAATGAAGATTACATACAGGATGCTTCTGATGATGAAGCTGGAGGCAGTGATAAAGATAAAAGTCCTAAAAAG AATGGTGTAGATCCTGTGGATGAGACAGAGTGGGACGACATCATCAGGGAACATGAGGAGGAACAAAGGCTGTCACAGGCACCAGCATCATCACCCCCTCAACCCATGTCTCAACTTAAATCACAATTGTCTAAGCCTTTAATGGATCTAAAGAACACATCACAACCTTATACAGCAACTCCTATATCAAGTCCAAGTGCAACCATAGGG GGTTTGACACCAGAACAGAAAGAACGAATTGAGAGAAACAAACAGCTTGCATTACAGAAAAAGCTGGGAAAACCAGGATTTAAAGCACTTG CAGTGCCTGGTTCACCATTCAGAACACCTCTCTCGTCACCGATAACACATTCACCAATGATGCCTCCACCAGTTCCATCACCAGGAAAGTTTTCGTCTTCACTGGTAAAGCCTTTGTCCTCACCAGTAAAGATTTTGCCTTCCCCATGTAAATCATCACCGGTAAAGATTTCATCTTCACCGTGTAAATCTTCACCAGTAAAGCCTTTATCATCACCATGTAAATCATCTCATGGATTGACATCGCCTGTATCATCAAACACTGTAACATTCTCATCACTTGTACAGAATGGTAATACAGAGGATTCTGAGTTTGGTGTAAATAAACTATCTTATGATTCCACACTAGATTTACAGGCAAATAAAACCGGTACACAGAATGGAGAAATGGTCAATGGAAGTTCTAATTCTGTTGGTGACAGTGAAATGAGTGAAGTTATACCTGTTACAGGTAAAACTCTGATGAATGTAAATTATTCAGTAGACAATGAATTAAGTGCAGTTTTACCTGTTATAGGTAAAACTCTGGTCAATGGGAATAGTTCCCAGACAGCAGACAATGAATTGAGTGAAGTTATACCTAATCAAGATCTTAAACGGAACAATGATATTACAGACGATAACAATCTAGTTAAAAAACAGAAAGTTGATGTAGAACTTACAGAAGATGAAATATTATCTAGTATGGAAGACCTATGa